One region of Pseudomonas alvandae genomic DNA includes:
- a CDS encoding phage tail assembly chaperone, with protein MAVFFCAETGGFYPGTPYGDAVGKVCVELSQGAYETLMKAINHGKEITVVDGWPEAVDRLVSPEQSVAFERNWRDSEVRQTDWLVARHRDELDLALAPTLTVEQFPELLAYRQSLRDWPQAADFPLLESRPIAPPWLATQTQ; from the coding sequence ATGGCTGTATTTTTTTGTGCCGAAACGGGCGGTTTTTATCCAGGCACGCCCTATGGCGATGCGGTCGGGAAGGTATGTGTCGAGCTGTCCCAAGGAGCTTACGAAACCCTGATGAAAGCGATTAATCATGGAAAGGAAATAACAGTTGTTGACGGCTGGCCAGAAGCAGTTGATCGGCTCGTATCGCCTGAGCAGTCAGTCGCATTCGAGCGCAATTGGCGTGATTCAGAGGTTCGTCAAACTGATTGGTTGGTCGCGCGCCATCGTGACGAGCTGGACCTTGCATTAGCGCCAACGTTGACGGTCGAGCAATTCCCTGAGTTATTGGCTTATCGGCAGTCCCTTCGGGACTGGCCGCAAGCGGCTGACTTTCCTTTGTTGGAGTCTCGGCCAATCGCACCGCCGTGGCTCGCCACCCAAACCCAATAA
- a CDS encoding phage tail protein — MADYYTLLTDAGIAYETACKAAGTPIKLSQISVGDGGGTVYNPAATATALKREVWRGPLNALFQDEKNPSWLLAEVTIPSDVGGWYVREAGIWTDTGILYAIVKYPESFKPVLATSGSGKEFYIRSIFETSNAELVTLLIDDTVVKATRAWVTSYVADELAKLDRKQSVRVATTANIVLNGAQTVDGVAVVAGDRVLVKSQTLAKDNGIYLVANGAWGRAKDADVNAEVTSGLIVSVEEGATLGNTIWQLVTDGVVVLGTTGLAFQNITQGFAPLNSPSLVNPTANTPPIFDSSKLLATTEFVERAKGNYRGFLNATSNTTLVASTAFGSVVSCIGTFNVTLPAANNGGAGGTISFRNRGTGIVTILCPGSDNIKSGSLIKTTMAIPAGSTLDLTTDGTSGWWASGSAQIVDSAAINSLLGNYSGIKVITASTALTVNDTGCLIIGSVGLAGLDVTLPQLSTTTPGQSIILSAGAGLFNLKAFPGDPAISIGLSVLSVVPIDVFESIILVSNPSGWRVVSGTVLTKYSGMFSASIGLSGSQDYPSGLIRQWGTFTTSNLASGAYVTVTITLPKAFPNGLLSGSGTVHNQGLMNVQPRPNGSSKTSIVVCINNHATVAAPTVQGTWEFWGY; from the coding sequence ATGGCCGACTACTACACCCTGCTCACCGATGCGGGGATCGCCTACGAAACCGCCTGCAAGGCGGCGGGCACACCGATCAAGCTGTCGCAGATATCCGTCGGTGACGGCGGCGGCACCGTCTACAACCCGGCGGCCACCGCTACCGCACTCAAGCGTGAAGTCTGGCGCGGGCCGCTCAATGCACTGTTCCAGGATGAGAAAAACCCGAGTTGGTTGCTGGCCGAAGTCACCATCCCGTCCGACGTGGGCGGCTGGTATGTGCGTGAGGCCGGGATCTGGACCGATACCGGGATCCTGTATGCGATCGTGAAATATCCGGAGTCGTTCAAGCCGGTGTTGGCAACTTCGGGCTCGGGGAAAGAGTTTTATATTCGGTCGATTTTCGAGACGAGTAATGCCGAGCTGGTGACGTTGTTGATTGACGATACGGTGGTCAAGGCGACGCGGGCTTGGGTTACAAGTTACGTTGCCGATGAGTTGGCCAAGCTCGATAGGAAACAGTCTGTGCGGGTGGCCACGACGGCCAATATCGTGCTGAACGGCGCGCAGACAGTCGACGGTGTTGCCGTGGTGGCTGGGGACCGTGTGCTTGTTAAGTCCCAGACGTTGGCGAAAGACAACGGTATCTACCTGGTTGCGAACGGTGCTTGGGGTCGGGCAAAGGATGCCGATGTGAATGCCGAAGTGACTTCGGGGTTGATTGTCTCGGTGGAGGAGGGCGCGACGCTTGGTAATACGATCTGGCAGTTGGTGACCGATGGGGTGGTTGTACTGGGTACCACGGGGCTGGCGTTTCAGAATATCACTCAAGGGTTTGCGCCGCTCAATTCGCCATCGCTGGTTAACCCAACGGCAAACACACCACCGATTTTCGATAGCAGCAAGTTGCTCGCCACCACCGAGTTTGTGGAGCGCGCGAAAGGTAATTATCGAGGGTTTCTTAATGCAACATCCAATACGACGCTTGTAGCCTCTACTGCGTTCGGTTCTGTGGTGTCTTGCATTGGAACTTTTAACGTCACTTTACCTGCCGCTAATAACGGCGGCGCGGGCGGAACGATAAGTTTTCGAAACCGGGGTACGGGTATCGTAACTATTCTTTGCCCAGGTTCAGACAACATTAAGTCGGGAAGCCTCATCAAGACTACGATGGCTATACCTGCGGGTTCCACGCTGGATCTTACTACTGACGGCACCAGCGGGTGGTGGGCCTCAGGCTCCGCCCAAATCGTAGATTCAGCAGCCATTAACTCCTTACTTGGAAACTATTCAGGGATTAAGGTTATTACAGCCTCGACTGCGCTGACGGTAAACGATACGGGATGTTTAATTATTGGGTCTGTCGGGTTAGCTGGACTGGATGTCACGTTGCCACAGCTTTCAACGACAACGCCAGGTCAGTCGATCATTCTTTCCGCAGGAGCGGGACTTTTCAATTTAAAAGCCTTTCCGGGCGATCCGGCGATATCTATCGGACTTTCTGTTCTTTCCGTCGTCCCTATAGATGTTTTCGAAAGCATCATATTGGTTTCCAATCCTAGTGGTTGGAGAGTGGTTTCGGGCACCGTTCTGACTAAATATTCAGGGATGTTTTCCGCAAGTATCGGCCTCAGCGGCAGCCAGGACTATCCGAGCGGACTGATCCGTCAATGGGGAACGTTTACTACTTCCAACCTTGCAAGTGGGGCTTATGTCACCGTGACTATCACGCTGCCGAAGGCTTTTCCCAACGGCCTTCTTTCCGGATCAGGAACGGTTCATAACCAAGGACTAATGAATGTCCAACCACGGCCGAACGGCTCTTCAAAGACTTCAATCGTGGTTTGTATTAACAATCACGCCACGGTAGCCGCGCCTACTGTGCAAGGTACTTGGGAATTTTGGGGGTATTGA
- a CDS encoding phage tail protein I yields the protein MSDDTPRPGLLPVNSSPLERALDLGFAQLLERIDPPFPELMNPQETPLAFLPYLAADRGVKEWSTEAVEAEKRLTVEFAWPTARQAGTRTALENAAKGLQLRPQIRAWYEQTPPGPPYSFSVRAFTEQPYSETIDARLDRRLADAKSERDTFTVSVGLSAFGRHVIGAATLCGELTTVYPIVIEGLEASGQAFMAAALYTVETSTIYPQGS from the coding sequence ATGAGTGACGACACACCTCGCCCGGGCCTGCTGCCGGTCAACAGCTCACCGTTGGAACGGGCGCTGGATCTTGGCTTTGCCCAGTTGCTTGAGCGCATCGATCCGCCGTTTCCGGAGTTGATGAATCCGCAGGAAACGCCTTTGGCGTTCCTGCCGTATCTGGCGGCGGATCGTGGGGTCAAGGAATGGAGTACGGAGGCGGTCGAAGCCGAAAAACGCCTGACGGTTGAATTCGCCTGGCCTACCGCGCGACAAGCCGGGACGCGAACGGCGCTGGAAAACGCCGCCAAGGGTTTGCAACTGAGACCGCAGATCCGGGCCTGGTACGAGCAAACGCCACCTGGCCCGCCCTACAGCTTTTCCGTCAGGGCGTTCACTGAGCAGCCCTACAGCGAAACCATCGACGCCCGTCTTGACCGTCGTCTGGCTGACGCGAAAAGCGAGCGCGACACCTTTACGGTTTCCGTCGGCTTGAGTGCCTTCGGCCGTCACGTCATCGGCGCCGCCACGCTGTGCGGTGAGCTGACCACGGTTTATCCGATCGTCATCGAAGGCCTCGAAGCCTCGGGCCAGGCCTTCATGGCCGCCGCGCTCTACACCGTCGAAACCTCCACTATTTATCCACAGGGGTCCTAA
- a CDS encoding baseplate J/gp47 family protein produces MSMLIPGQNQLAEPAIVTVDAFEDLLAEFKTFVVEYVAARSPASAAKLVDSLENESELLTLALEAFCVRLQTHERKYNARIKQMLAWWATGTNLDARLADMGLERQLLDPGDPAAFPPIAPVYESDDDARLRYYLAPHAPAAGSRMQYRREIFTLGQRPVVKVENASAGVVTVTYTFDPDSYAGQIKDGNGRRTAPGEVTVTVLSRDGDGTPSETLLDRVREHFARPDVRPETDRVIVQPAQIKNYKIRVVAKINPGPDSGLTQVAAQQQLQEYAEACHRLEGRVDPSWIDYTLHSAGAVQLQILEPLAPIVTSASQAPYCTGVEVEVDTL; encoded by the coding sequence ATGAGCATGCTGATTCCTGGCCAGAACCAACTGGCCGAACCGGCCATCGTCACCGTCGACGCGTTCGAGGATTTGCTCGCCGAGTTCAAGACCTTCGTGGTCGAGTACGTCGCCGCACGCTCTCCCGCCAGCGCCGCCAAGCTGGTGGACAGCCTCGAGAACGAAAGCGAACTGCTGACCCTGGCCCTCGAGGCGTTCTGCGTCCGGCTGCAAACCCACGAACGCAAATACAACGCCCGCATCAAGCAGATGTTGGCGTGGTGGGCCACCGGCACCAACCTCGACGCTCGCCTCGCGGACATGGGGCTCGAACGCCAGTTGCTCGACCCGGGCGACCCGGCCGCGTTCCCGCCCATCGCCCCGGTCTACGAGAGCGATGACGATGCGCGGCTGCGCTATTACCTGGCGCCCCACGCTCCGGCGGCGGGTTCGCGCATGCAATATCGGCGGGAGATTTTCACCCTGGGGCAACGTCCCGTGGTGAAAGTCGAGAACGCCTCGGCGGGTGTGGTGACGGTCACGTACACCTTCGACCCGGACAGCTACGCCGGGCAGATCAAGGACGGCAACGGACGCCGCACCGCGCCCGGCGAAGTCACGGTCACGGTGTTGTCCCGCGACGGCGATGGAACGCCATCCGAAACGTTGCTCGACCGCGTCCGCGAGCATTTCGCCCGGCCGGATGTACGGCCGGAAACCGATCGGGTCATCGTCCAACCCGCGCAAATCAAGAACTACAAGATCCGCGTCGTGGCGAAGATCAATCCCGGGCCGGACTCAGGCCTGACCCAGGTTGCCGCCCAGCAGCAACTGCAGGAATACGCCGAGGCCTGCCATCGCCTGGAAGGTCGCGTGGACCCGAGCTGGATCGACTACACGCTGCACAGCGCCGGCGCGGTTCAGCTGCAGATTCTCGAACCGCTTGCGCCGATTGTGACGAGTGCTTCCCAGGCCCCGTACTGCACGGGCGTCGAGGTTGAGGTGGACACGTTATGA
- a CDS encoding phage baseplate protein, translating into MIGIDRNTGATVDDWLQFVQRATRALTTPLGTRQKRPLYGCALTELLGQNLGDDLLILAQSHAAQAFYNPHNGIDDFEPQVIVANRQGAGLLLRFAGTWKNRKQTFEVVT; encoded by the coding sequence ATGATTGGAATCGATCGCAACACCGGCGCGACGGTCGACGACTGGCTGCAATTTGTGCAGCGCGCCACCCGCGCACTTACGACGCCGTTAGGCACTCGCCAGAAGCGTCCGTTGTATGGCTGCGCATTGACCGAGTTGCTCGGGCAGAACCTCGGCGACGACCTGCTGATCCTCGCCCAGAGCCACGCGGCCCAAGCGTTCTACAACCCCCATAACGGCATCGATGATTTCGAGCCGCAGGTCATCGTCGCCAATCGACAAGGCGCCGGCTTGCTGTTGCGTTTCGCCGGCACCTGGAAAAACCGCAAGCAGACGTTCGAGGTGGTGACATGA
- a CDS encoding phage baseplate assembly protein V, translating into MFDALLRMHLGPIIERLAQMETELEDLHRRAESFCRIGVCQEVDAASNTCKVSHGGLLTPAIRFFNPSAGAQSESRIPSVGEQCLLLNHGGGDGGGQAVALFGLNGGQFPPVSTQASLTRRLYQDGTENGYDHASHVLHWQNGPAAFSGSRESLRLSIGPSSLVMTPQTIELKLGAVGIRLDAAGVHLSGPVVDHQGRVISTA; encoded by the coding sequence ATGTTTGATGCGCTGTTACGGATGCATCTGGGGCCGATCATCGAACGTCTGGCGCAGATGGAAACCGAATTGGAAGACTTGCATCGACGTGCGGAGAGTTTCTGCCGCATCGGCGTTTGCCAGGAAGTCGACGCGGCCAGCAATACCTGCAAAGTCAGCCATGGCGGGCTGCTGACGCCGGCGATCCGCTTCTTCAACCCGAGCGCCGGCGCCCAGAGCGAGTCGCGGATTCCGTCCGTGGGCGAGCAATGCCTGTTGCTGAACCATGGCGGCGGCGACGGCGGTGGCCAAGCGGTCGCCTTGTTCGGCCTTAACGGCGGTCAGTTTCCGCCCGTCTCGACCCAGGCTTCGCTGACGCGTCGCCTCTATCAGGACGGCACGGAAAACGGCTACGACCACGCCAGCCATGTCCTGCACTGGCAGAACGGCCCGGCGGCGTTCAGCGGTTCCCGCGAATCCCTCCGGTTGAGCATTGGCCCATCAAGCCTGGTGATGACGCCGCAAACCATCGAACTAAAACTGGGCGCCGTCGGCATTCGCCTCGATGCCGCCGGTGTGCACCTGAGCGGCCCGGTGGTAGATCACCAGGGGCGCGTCATCAGTACCGCATAA
- a CDS encoding phage holin family protein, whose amino-acid sequence MTNEQQALLDMPIWLVIVLALVGGVTGEMWRADKEGARGWSLLRRLALRSGACMICGVSAIMLLYAMGLSIWAAGAFGCLTAMAGADVAIGLYERWAAKRMGVSELPPRDSRSDPH is encoded by the coding sequence ATGACAAACGAGCAACAAGCGTTGCTGGACATGCCGATCTGGCTGGTCATCGTGCTCGCCCTGGTGGGCGGGGTGACTGGCGAGATGTGGCGTGCCGATAAAGAGGGCGCCCGTGGTTGGTCGCTGCTGCGTCGCCTGGCGCTGCGTTCCGGTGCCTGCATGATCTGTGGCGTCTCGGCGATCATGCTGTTGTACGCCATGGGCCTGTCGATCTGGGCTGCGGGCGCCTTCGGTTGCCTGACGGCCATGGCCGGCGCGGATGTGGCCATCGGGCTTTACGAACGCTGGGCCGCCAAGCGGATGGGCGTGAGTGAACTGCCGCCGCGCGATTCCCGTTCCGACCCACATTGA
- a CDS encoding DUF642 domain-containing protein codes for MNRFKKYTAPLLLSIALLGVGSNASAANLLVNGSFEQPGCSASCILNTPAKANFITGWTTFLSGAEYFNMPASIGGSVAADGVVIVDLANYVYSNGGGIQQNFATAVGAKYRLTFSAGNSRYASRSGDGTIQVKVAGQSVTFNTPSAKGTAVEWSTITYDFTATSAQTTLAFSNEQNPYVNFAFIDNVIVERL; via the coding sequence ATGAATCGTTTCAAGAAATATACCGCGCCGCTGTTGCTGTCCATTGCGCTGCTCGGTGTCGGGAGCAACGCCAGCGCCGCCAACCTTCTGGTCAACGGTAGCTTCGAACAGCCGGGCTGCAGCGCAAGTTGCATATTGAATACTCCGGCGAAAGCCAACTTCATTACGGGTTGGACGACGTTTCTGTCTGGAGCCGAGTACTTCAATATGCCGGCCTCGATCGGCGGTTCTGTGGCGGCGGATGGTGTCGTAATTGTCGACTTGGCTAACTATGTCTATAGCAACGGCGGTGGCATTCAGCAGAACTTCGCCACCGCAGTCGGCGCCAAGTACCGCTTGACCTTCAGCGCGGGTAATTCGCGCTACGCCAGCCGCTCCGGCGACGGCACCATCCAGGTCAAGGTGGCGGGGCAGAGTGTCACCTTCAACACGCCATCAGCGAAAGGTACCGCCGTGGAGTGGAGCACCATCACGTATGACTTCACGGCCACTTCGGCTCAAACGACTTTGGCCTTCTCCAACGAACAGAATCCTTACGTCAACTTCGCTTTCATCGACAACGTCATCGTTGAGCGACTGTAG
- a CDS encoding Com family DNA-binding transcriptional regulator translates to MLKDFRCGHCKRLLARVGENTELQIKCSRCGTLNHVKAVEPRVNAVERDERC, encoded by the coding sequence ATGCTGAAGGATTTCAGATGCGGTCACTGCAAAAGACTTCTGGCCCGCGTGGGCGAGAACACCGAACTCCAGATCAAGTGTTCCCGGTGCGGGACGTTGAATCATGTGAAGGCCGTTGAGCCTCGAGTGAACGCCGTCGAGCGAGATGAGCGCTGTTGA
- a CDS encoding LexA family transcriptional regulator encodes MQKRNVSTVLRALLDQHGISPTELHRRTGVPQSTLSRILSGKIVDPSDKHISKIAEYFAVSTDQLRGRADVAPAGNSRRDEPHSELKDISLWDDDTPVEEDEVSVPFLREVELAAGSGRFVIEESERSSLRFGKRSLRHNGVQFDQAKCVTVRGNSMLPVLRDGATVGVNAGKCGIGDIVDGDLYAINHNGQLRVKQLYRLPTGIRLRSFNRDEHPDEDYTFQEMQDEQIVILGHVFWWGMYAR; translated from the coding sequence ATGCAAAAACGCAACGTTTCTACCGTATTAAGAGCATTGCTCGATCAGCACGGGATCTCCCCCACGGAGCTTCACCGGCGTACCGGCGTGCCTCAGTCCACCCTCTCGCGGATCCTCAGCGGCAAGATCGTCGACCCTTCGGATAAACACATCTCGAAGATCGCCGAATATTTCGCCGTGAGCACCGACCAGTTGCGCGGGCGCGCCGATGTTGCGCCCGCCGGCAACAGCCGCCGCGACGAGCCGCATTCTGAACTCAAGGACATAAGCCTTTGGGACGACGACACGCCCGTCGAGGAAGACGAGGTGTCCGTTCCTTTTCTGCGTGAGGTTGAATTGGCTGCTGGATCAGGAAGATTCGTCATCGAGGAAAGCGAGCGCTCCAGCCTGCGTTTCGGCAAGCGCAGCCTGCGCCACAACGGCGTGCAGTTCGACCAGGCCAAATGCGTGACGGTGCGCGGCAACAGCATGTTGCCAGTGCTGCGCGACGGCGCCACGGTTGGGGTGAATGCCGGTAAATGCGGGATCGGCGACATCGTCGACGGTGACCTCTACGCCATCAATCACAACGGCCAACTGCGGGTGAAGCAGCTTTACCGCCTGCCCACCGGCATTCGCCTGCGCAGCTTCAACCGCGATGAGCATCCGGACGAGGACTACACCTTCCAGGAAATGCAGGACGAGCAGATCGTCATCCTCGGTCACGTCTTCTGGTGGGGCATGTACGCCCGCTAA
- a CDS encoding DUF6124 family protein, whose product MPKHTPNPPNEHVSRTQSANAKKLDDAATRALDYYLKPKTDKETADTPDTLFIIAPNIDAECLLANLSETLASANAMVSDLAFDLKGSRRNILLGVQQMIELSQLLANRALDVVEVR is encoded by the coding sequence ATGCCGAAGCACACACCGAATCCCCCTAACGAACACGTCTCCCGCACCCAATCGGCCAACGCCAAGAAACTCGACGACGCGGCCACCCGCGCCCTGGACTACTACCTCAAGCCGAAAACCGACAAAGAAACCGCTGACACACCCGACACCCTTTTCATCATCGCCCCCAACATCGACGCCGAATGCCTGCTCGCCAACCTCAGCGAAACCCTGGCCTCGGCCAACGCCATGGTCAGCGACCTGGCATTCGACCTGAAGGGCTCGCGACGGAATATCTTGCTGGGGGTTCAACAGATGATCGAGCTGAGCCAGTTGTTGGCGAATCGGGCGTTGGATGTGGTTGAGGTGAGGTAG